In Dehalococcoidales bacterium, the genomic stretch TCTCGTTCTTTACGGTAGGCTCGGATGAGGTTAAAGCCTGGTCTATTCCCGGTACTACCACTGCGGTTAAAGCCGCCGGTAAAATTCACTCCGATATAGAGAGGGGTTTCATCAGGGCTGAGGTCATCAGCTATGAAGACCTGGTACAGTGTGGCAGCCTGGCTGAGGGGCGTAAGAAAGGGCTTCTGCGCCTGGAGGGGAAGGACTATTTAGTCCGGGATGGAGATGTCATCAACTTTCTGTTCAATGTCTGAATGGTTTTACAGAGGCCAGCCCAGCCAGTCGAAGAGCCCGATCATTTTAAACCCTACATACAACATTAAGGCAATAAATAGATACTTCAATTGCCTGGCTGGTATGCGATGGGCTGTAATTGCTCCAAGCTGCACCATGCCGATGCTGGGCACCGCCAGTAACAACCAGGATTGCAGATTAACGTATCCGATTGAATACGGCGGTAAGTCCGCAGTACCGATACCGTTGGTGATATAGCCGATGACTCCGCCGATGCTGGTTAATATCATCATCGCCAGGGATGTAGCGATGGCATTATGCATCCTGAACCTGAGGGCCAGTGTCATCACCGGAATTACCATGATGCCGCCACCGATTCCAATGAGGCCGGTGATGATGCCAACGGGTAATGCCCAGGCTGCCCATATCCAGGGATTGTTCTCAGGGGTTTTTTCAATCCTTGGTGTTCTGGCAATAAGCATACTGGCTGCGCCGGCTAGTACCACGATTCCAAAGGCTGACTTTAATGCGGCTCCGGGGAGATGCACGGCGATGGTAGCTCCCGCGAGGGCACCTAGCAGGCTGCAACTGCCCATGGTGAGCGCTGCTCTCCAGCGCACCGCCTTCAGGCGGTGGTGTCTCCATGTGCCGCTGAGGGTGGTGGATAATACCACCATCAGATTGGTACCGAATGCCAGCTTGATTGCGGTATCAGTGGGGATCCCCATATGAATATAGACCAGGTATTGTACC encodes the following:
- a CDS encoding sulfite exporter TauE/SafE family protein gives rise to the protein MTFNYIIILLACGAGVGFLGGLLGVGGAFMMTPVQYLVYIHMGIPTDTAIKLAFGTNLMVVLSTTLSGTWRHHRLKAVRWRAALTMGSCSLLGALAGATIAVHLPGAALKSAFGIVVLAGAASMLIARTPRIEKTPENNPWIWAAWALPVGIITGLIGIGGGIMVIPVMTLALRFRMHNAIATSLAMMILTSIGGVIGYITNGIGTADLPPYSIGYVNLQSWLLLAVPSIGMVQLGAITAHRIPARQLKYLFIALMLYVGFKMIGLFDWLGWPL